One genomic region from Candidatus Binataceae bacterium encodes:
- a CDS encoding competence/damage-inducible protein A, translating into MIQKAVILSTGDEITAGRIVDTNSNYIADKLAEVGLEVAAVLTVGDVPERLEWAWKTAMAMADVVISTGGIGPTADDLTNETVARITGKKLVRDQESVDHMTRIFASINRVMPENNLKQADLPDTSVIVRNPLGTAPGFRMAVPQAGGHICHLVVLPGVPREMKPMMEDTVLPWLRSNRGTDTIFAVRVFQTFGISESGLDEAVAGLIKPEEARVAFRAAFPQISLRVTVEGRPGEADRKLDELSERVRGRIANFIYAEGDASMEEVIARLFTERGLKLAVAESCTGGLIGHRITNVAGSSKYFVGDFVTYSNSLKTGLLGVREETLKAHGAVSEQCVLEMAAGARERAGADVAIATSGVAGPEGGTAAHPVGTVCLGLVGSSGVKAARRYQLRGNRDWIKTLTGQVALDWLRRYALGLPIGDATLFRR; encoded by the coding sequence ATGATTCAAAAGGCGGTCATTCTCTCCACCGGCGACGAAATCACCGCCGGCCGGATCGTGGATACCAACTCCAACTACATCGCCGACAAGCTCGCCGAAGTCGGCCTCGAGGTCGCCGCCGTGCTGACCGTCGGCGACGTTCCCGAGCGCCTGGAGTGGGCCTGGAAAACCGCGATGGCGATGGCCGACGTGGTCATCTCGACCGGCGGAATCGGGCCGACCGCCGACGACCTGACCAACGAGACGGTCGCGCGCATCACCGGCAAAAAGCTGGTGCGCGATCAGGAAAGCGTCGATCACATGACGCGCATCTTCGCCTCGATCAACCGCGTGATGCCCGAGAACAACCTCAAGCAGGCCGACCTGCCCGACACCTCCGTGATCGTGCGCAATCCACTCGGCACCGCGCCGGGCTTCCGGATGGCGGTGCCGCAGGCCGGCGGCCATATCTGCCACCTGGTCGTGCTTCCCGGTGTGCCGCGCGAGATGAAGCCGATGATGGAAGACACCGTGCTGCCGTGGCTCAGGAGCAATCGCGGCACGGACACGATCTTTGCCGTGCGCGTCTTCCAGACTTTCGGCATCAGCGAATCCGGACTCGACGAAGCGGTCGCGGGACTTATCAAGCCCGAGGAGGCGCGCGTGGCCTTCCGCGCAGCCTTCCCCCAGATCTCGCTGCGCGTAACCGTCGAGGGCAGGCCCGGCGAGGCCGATCGCAAGCTCGACGAACTGAGCGAGCGCGTGCGCGGGCGAATCGCGAACTTCATCTACGCCGAGGGCGACGCCTCGATGGAGGAGGTGATCGCGCGGCTGTTCACCGAGCGCGGGCTCAAGCTCGCGGTCGCCGAATCCTGCACCGGCGGCCTTATCGGCCATCGCATCACCAACGTCGCCGGCTCGTCGAAATATTTCGTCGGCGACTTCGTGACCTACTCCAACAGCCTCAAGACCGGCCTGCTCGGCGTGCGCGAGGAAACGCTCAAGGCGCACGGCGCGGTGAGCGAGCAATGCGTGCTCGAGATGGCGGCCGGCGCGCGCGAGCGCGCGGGCGCCGACGTCGCGATCGCCACCTCGGGCGTCGCCGGGCCCGAGGGCGGCACCGCGGCACATCCGGTGGGCACGGTATGCCTGGGGCTGGTCGGGAGCAGCGGAGTAAAAGCCGCGCGCCGCTATCAACTGCGCGGTAATCGCGACTGGATAAAAACCCTCACCGGGCAGGTCGCGCTCGACTGGCTGCGCCGCTATGCGCTGGGATTGCCGATCGGCGACGCCACGCTGTTCCGCCGCTAG
- the speY gene encoding deoxyhypusine synthase → MKSGPRRNFKCSPMVWQTAARWLCGAQADRISALEGGRERAPQGLSAADAALAPRDGKIIPGMSMASRKPRIGGAPINPAGVTGDMTAADLIDASFLAYNGRRLREACRLFVEKMLEPDVVVGMSITGALTPAGLGMSCLIPLIENGFVDWAVSTGANLYHDTHFALGLKMFQGSAEADDVALREAGVVRIYDIFFDYRVLLSTDAFFRQIARQEEFQHPMSSAEFHHRAGRYVAERERVLKLQSRSMLAAAHRCGVPIYTSSPGDSSIGMNLALLEVEGYGLRLDPLADVNETASIVYAAKAAGMKSAVFILGGGSPKNFVLQTEPQIQEVMGVAEKGHDYFLQVTDARPDTGGLSGATPSEAVSWGKIDPNRLPDSVVCYVDSTVALPLITAYALARRKPRKQRRLYDEREAMSARLRTAYERVRRKRLRRGES, encoded by the coding sequence ATGAAATCTGGTCCCCGGCGCAATTTTAAATGCTCGCCGATGGTGTGGCAAACTGCGGCGCGATGGCTTTGCGGAGCGCAGGCGGATAGGATTTCTGCGCTGGAGGGCGGGCGCGAGCGCGCCCCGCAGGGACTGAGCGCGGCGGACGCGGCGCTCGCTCCGCGCGACGGTAAAATCATCCCGGGAATGTCGATGGCATCACGTAAACCAAGAATCGGCGGAGCGCCGATCAACCCTGCCGGAGTCACCGGCGACATGACCGCGGCCGACCTGATCGACGCGTCGTTCCTTGCCTACAACGGGCGGCGGTTGCGCGAGGCTTGCCGCCTGTTCGTCGAAAAAATGCTCGAGCCCGACGTGGTCGTCGGGATGAGCATCACCGGCGCGCTGACCCCCGCAGGGCTCGGGATGTCCTGTCTGATTCCGCTTATCGAAAACGGCTTCGTCGATTGGGCGGTGTCCACCGGCGCCAACCTCTATCACGACACGCACTTTGCCCTGGGCCTCAAGATGTTCCAGGGATCGGCCGAGGCCGACGACGTCGCGCTGCGCGAAGCCGGCGTGGTCAGGATCTACGACATCTTTTTCGACTACCGCGTGCTGCTCTCGACCGACGCCTTCTTCCGCCAGATCGCGCGCCAGGAGGAGTTCCAGCATCCGATGAGCAGCGCCGAATTCCATCATCGCGCCGGCCGCTACGTGGCCGAGCGCGAGCGCGTGCTCAAGCTGCAGAGCCGCTCGATGCTGGCGGCGGCGCATCGATGCGGAGTGCCGATTTACACTTCGTCGCCTGGCGATTCGTCGATCGGCATGAACCTCGCGCTGCTCGAAGTCGAGGGCTACGGCCTGCGCCTCGATCCGCTCGCCGATGTCAACGAAACCGCCTCGATCGTATACGCGGCCAAGGCCGCCGGGATGAAGAGCGCGGTATTCATCCTGGGCGGCGGCTCGCCCAAGAATTTCGTCCTGCAGACCGAGCCGCAGATCCAGGAAGTCATGGGCGTGGCGGAAAAGGGCCACGACTATTTTCTCCAGGTGACGGACGCGCGGCCCGACACCGGCGGCCTCAGCGGCGCGACGCCCTCGGAGGCCGTGAGCTGGGGCAAGATCGATCCCAACCGGCTGCCCGACTCGGTGGTTTGCTACGTCGATTCGACCGTGGCGCTGCCGCTCATCACGGCTTACGCGCTCGCGCGCCGCAAGCCGCGCAAGCAGCGCCGGCTCTATGACGAGCGCGAGGCGATGAGCGCGCGGCTGCGCACCGCCTACGAACGCGTGCGCCGCAAGCGCCTGCGCCGCGGCGAATCATGA
- a CDS encoding ACS family MFS transporter, translated as MPESLSAEAAVAMAARWPRRYTVIVLFALSTVLCYVDRVNISIAIIPLAHAKGYSDAERGLILSSFFWGYLWFQLPGGLLADRFGGKRVLGAGVALWSVATFLTPLATVSFGLLLLMRGALGAGEAVNFPAIHSIAARWTPSSERARAISLHLSGTALGTIVALLASPPIIIAFGWEAVFYISGLIGLAWLAVWWWKADDRPEDSSGVTPGELAEIRAGRQDVGAAEAIPWGEICREPAVWAIVMAHLCNNYGFYILLLWLPSYLDQTFHVPLRDLGVMAVMPYVGAFVISNCSGWLADSLQRRGMRMTAVRKTLVTIAFGLASLAVCAMPLAHTATQAVVLATLAVSGGSIGLGGWGVNHLDVAPRYAGILMGISNTFATLPGIVGVAATGFIVQATGSYSDVFYIAAAVYLAGLVAFDVWGSGERKI; from the coding sequence ATGCCCGAATCACTATCAGCCGAGGCCGCGGTGGCGATGGCGGCGCGATGGCCGCGGCGCTACACCGTCATCGTCCTGTTCGCGCTGTCGACGGTGCTGTGCTACGTCGACCGCGTCAACATCTCGATCGCGATCATCCCGCTCGCCCATGCCAAGGGCTACAGCGACGCCGAGCGCGGCCTCATCCTGTCGTCGTTTTTCTGGGGCTACCTGTGGTTTCAGTTGCCCGGCGGACTGCTCGCCGATCGCTTCGGCGGCAAACGCGTACTGGGCGCGGGCGTCGCGCTGTGGTCGGTCGCGACCTTTCTGACGCCTCTGGCAACCGTGTCTTTCGGCCTGCTGCTGCTGATGCGGGGCGCGCTCGGCGCGGGCGAGGCCGTCAACTTCCCCGCGATCCATTCGATCGCCGCGCGCTGGACGCCGTCCTCCGAACGGGCGCGCGCGATCTCGCTGCACTTAAGCGGCACCGCGCTCGGCACCATCGTCGCGCTGCTCGCGAGCCCGCCGATCATAATCGCCTTCGGATGGGAAGCCGTGTTCTACATCTCAGGGTTGATCGGACTGGCATGGCTTGCGGTCTGGTGGTGGAAGGCGGATGACCGGCCCGAGGATTCGTCCGGCGTTACGCCCGGCGAACTGGCGGAAATACGCGCAGGGCGGCAGGATGTCGGCGCCGCCGAGGCGATCCCGTGGGGCGAAATCTGCCGCGAGCCGGCGGTGTGGGCGATCGTGATGGCCCATCTCTGCAACAACTACGGCTTCTACATCCTGTTGCTCTGGCTGCCGAGCTACCTGGACCAAACCTTCCACGTTCCGCTCAGGGACCTTGGCGTGATGGCAGTGATGCCGTACGTGGGGGCCTTCGTGATCTCCAATTGCAGCGGATGGCTCGCCGACAGCCTGCAGCGTCGAGGGATGCGGATGACGGCAGTGCGCAAGACGCTGGTGACGATCGCGTTCGGACTCGCCTCGCTCGCGGTCTGCGCGATGCCGCTCGCACACACGGCCACGCAGGCTGTGGTGCTCGCGACTCTGGCGGTCAGCGGCGGCTCGATCGGGTTGGGCGGATGGGGCGTCAACCATCTGGACGTCGCGCCGCGTTACGCGGGAATCCTGATGGGCATCTCGAATACCTTCGCCACCCTGCCCGGCATCGTCGGTGTCGCCGCCACCGGCTTTATCGTGCAGGCGACCGGCTCCTACTCCGACGTGTTCTATATTGCCGCCGCGGTTTACCTGGCCGGACTCGTTGCCTTCGACGTCTGGGGCAGCGGTGAGCGCAAAATCTGA
- a CDS encoding cytidylate kinase-like family protein, producing MAIIAMSQQLGSRGYDLGRLVAKRLGYRFVSREDLITQVSRDYNVTPDQLVVLDERQPHFWSRLKTEGERFASFFRATLLREMAQDRLVTISPSAPVFLPPYGCGVKVRTVGPFDERVKAVCELENLTPIASQRRVRDADREVRARIQTLMSVDIDDPASYDLVINGYGAPLEIAAAGLAACAEQIDARIGAQEWQQMRDAATAAQVRAACHAHPKLGHAPIEVLCTKGAVQVRGPGLVPPWDDLANQVASKIEGVRSVAVEADATPTPVRPD from the coding sequence ATGGCGATAATTGCGATGAGTCAGCAGCTCGGGTCGAGGGGCTACGACCTCGGCCGGCTCGTGGCCAAACGGCTGGGCTACCGCTTCGTGAGCAGAGAAGATCTGATCACGCAGGTTTCTCGCGATTACAACGTCACCCCCGACCAACTGGTCGTGCTCGACGAACGCCAGCCGCATTTCTGGTCGCGACTCAAGACCGAGGGCGAGCGCTTCGCGTCGTTCTTTCGCGCGACCCTGCTGCGCGAGATGGCGCAGGACCGCCTGGTGACCATCAGTCCCTCGGCGCCGGTCTTTTTGCCGCCCTACGGATGCGGGGTCAAGGTCCGCACCGTCGGACCCTTCGACGAACGGGTAAAGGCGGTGTGCGAGCTGGAGAATCTCACCCCGATCGCGTCCCAGCGCCGCGTGCGCGACGCCGACCGCGAGGTGCGTGCGCGTATCCAGACCCTGATGAGCGTCGATATCGACGACCCGGCCTCCTACGACCTGGTGATCAACGGCTACGGCGCGCCGCTGGAGATCGCGGCCGCGGGCCTTGCCGCCTGCGCCGAGCAGATTGACGCGCGTATCGGCGCGCAGGAGTGGCAGCAGATGCGCGACGCAGCGACCGCGGCCCAGGTGCGCGCCGCCTGCCACGCCCATCCCAAGCTCGGACATGCGCCGATCGAAGTGCTTTGCACCAAAGGCGCCGTGCAGGTGCGCGGTCCGGGTCTGGTGCCGCCGTGGGACGATCTCGCCAACCAGGTCGCAAGCAAGATCGAGGGCGTGCGCTCGGTGGCCGTCGAAGCCGACGCGACTCCGACCCCGGTCCGTCCCGACTGA
- a CDS encoding 3'(2'),5'-bisphosphate nucleotidase CysQ → MSARERHVTKRAPGGELASEVEHARAGALEAGEILRRHFRDGGYEVGSKGRDNPVTSADLEADAALREHLRGAFPDYGWLSEETADNAERLARRRVWIVDPLDGTKEFIKGLPEFVVAIALAEDGVPVLGVTYNPISNELFWAARGAGCFLGDRPVHVTDAAGLAGSVVLASRSETARGEWGAYKDTIVAKPIGSVAYKLALVAAGQADATFTATPKSEWDIASGAALIAEAGGLMTDIHGHPIRFNRKHVKLDGFVAAGPALHAALSRLVIKK, encoded by the coding sequence ATGAGCGCGCGCGAACGGCACGTGACGAAGCGGGCGCCGGGCGGAGAGCTGGCGAGCGAGGTCGAGCACGCGCGCGCGGGCGCTCTGGAAGCGGGAGAAATCCTGCGCCGCCATTTCCGCGACGGCGGTTACGAGGTCGGCTCCAAAGGGCGCGACAATCCCGTGACCTCGGCCGACCTCGAGGCCGACGCCGCGCTGCGCGAGCATCTGCGCGGCGCCTTTCCGGATTACGGATGGCTCTCCGAGGAGACCGCCGACAATGCCGAGCGGCTTGCGCGCCGGCGGGTATGGATCGTCGACCCGCTCGACGGTACCAAGGAATTCATCAAGGGCCTGCCGGAATTCGTGGTCGCGATCGCGCTCGCCGAAGACGGCGTGCCCGTGCTCGGCGTGACCTACAATCCGATCAGCAACGAACTGTTCTGGGCCGCGCGCGGCGCCGGATGCTTTCTCGGCGATCGTCCCGTTCACGTGACCGATGCCGCCGGCCTCGCCGGCTCGGTAGTGCTCGCAAGCCGCAGCGAGACGGCGCGCGGCGAGTGGGGCGCCTACAAGGACACGATCGTCGCCAAGCCGATCGGCAGCGTCGCCTACAAGCTCGCGCTGGTGGCGGCGGGACAGGCCGACGCAACTTTCACCGCCACGCCCAAGAGCGAGTGGGATATCGCCTCGGGTGCCGCGCTGATTGCCGAAGCGGGCGGCTTGATGACCGACATCCACGGCCATCCGATCCGCTTCAATCGCAAGCACGTCAAGCTCGACGGCTTCGTCGCCGCAGGACCGGCGCTGCACGCGGCGCTCAGCAGGCTGGTGATCAAAAAGTAA
- a CDS encoding DUF1646 family protein — MSPAAAVVLLGLLLLGPVVSRTIEERIEIFFLAMGLISMTLARAWRWEVVGRAARVPLWITLAVIVADVVFGRVRGSLDRALGWMQARIARPLLCGGAALAIGLLSAILTAVVAALMLTELIELMRLGPGARTKVAVAGCFVIGLGSALTPLGGPLSTLAASGLGLDFGGLFAMLAPYVLPGMLACAIAAALFAMGDDGFDAAAGAPTVVLVRESVVLALLRGLEVYCFIAGLVLVGEAFAPLAARYVPMLGHSALFWANSVSAAMDNATLVALEMHPMDPARAREAIVALLVAGGMLIPGNIPNIVAAGALRIGAAAWAKIGVPMGLALLGIYFALLRTVG; from the coding sequence ATGAGCCCGGCGGCTGCCGTCGTGCTCCTCGGACTGCTGCTGCTTGGGCCGGTCGTATCGCGCACGATCGAAGAGCGGATCGAGATCTTTTTCCTCGCGATGGGGCTGATCTCGATGACGCTTGCGCGGGCTTGGCGATGGGAGGTCGTGGGCCGCGCCGCACGCGTGCCGCTTTGGATCACGCTCGCGGTGATCGTCGCCGACGTCGTGTTCGGCCGCGTGCGCGGCTCGCTCGATCGCGCTCTTGGATGGATGCAGGCGCGGATCGCGCGTCCGCTGCTATGCGGCGGAGCGGCCCTGGCGATCGGCCTGCTCTCCGCGATCCTCACCGCGGTCGTCGCGGCGCTGATGCTGACGGAATTGATCGAGCTGATGCGCCTGGGTCCGGGCGCGCGCACCAAAGTCGCGGTCGCCGGATGTTTCGTCATCGGCCTGGGCTCCGCGCTGACACCGCTCGGTGGGCCGCTCTCGACGCTCGCGGCGAGCGGCCTTGGGCTCGACTTCGGGGGCCTCTTCGCGATGCTTGCGCCGTACGTGTTACCGGGGATGCTCGCCTGCGCGATCGCCGCCGCCCTCTTTGCCATGGGCGATGACGGTTTCGATGCCGCCGCCGGGGCGCCGACCGTGGTGCTCGTTCGCGAGTCAGTCGTCCTCGCCCTGCTCCGCGGACTTGAAGTTTACTGCTTCATCGCGGGGCTGGTGCTCGTGGGCGAAGCCTTCGCGCCGCTCGCGGCGCGTTACGTCCCGATGCTTGGGCACTCGGCGCTGTTTTGGGCGAACTCGGTTTCGGCCGCGATGGACAACGCGACGCTGGTCGCCCTGGAGATGCATCCGATGGACCCGGCGCGGGCACGCGAGGCGATAGTCGCCCTGCTGGTGGCGGGCGGGATGCTCATCCCGGGCAACATCCCGAATATCGTGGCTGCCGGCGCGCTGCGGATTGGCGCCGCCGCCTGGGCGAAAATCGGCGTCCCGATGGGCCTCGCGCTGCTTGGCATCTACTTTGCGTTGTTGCGGACCGTTGGCTGA
- a CDS encoding helix-turn-helix transcriptional regulator, producing the protein MAKANQRTFGAVIRERRRRLDLTQEEVARRIRTSTPYIGHLESGKRHPSEKVIARLSDVLGLQSRELFLLANPRARDLLSSANSGGGGNHRSVWEEFRNDERLRRAHSISAEEMDVLGRVAAMGEAHSPRDFIYILNAIRHALSH; encoded by the coding sequence ATGGCAAAAGCGAACCAGCGAACCTTCGGCGCGGTCATCCGCGAGCGCCGCCGCCGGCTCGACCTCACGCAGGAGGAAGTTGCCCGGCGGATCAGAACTTCGACCCCGTACATCGGTCACCTCGAATCCGGCAAGCGCCATCCTTCGGAGAAGGTGATCGCACGGCTAAGCGACGTGCTGGGCCTGCAAAGCCGCGAGCTGTTTCTGCTCGCCAACCCCCGCGCGCGCGATCTGCTGAGTAGCGCGAACAGCGGCGGCGGCGGGAATCATCGCTCGGTCTGGGAGGAGTTCCGCAACGACGAGCGCCTGCGGCGCGCCCACAGCATCAGCGCCGAGGAAATGGACGTGCTGGGGCGGGTGGCCGCGATGGGCGAGGCGCACTCGCCGCGCGACTTCATTTATATTCTGAACGCCATTCGCCACGCGCTCAGCCACTAG
- a CDS encoding FxLYD domain-containing protein encodes MRKGTLFILLGAMAFAAIVFVLLTRTQPVKVLDSHFEHEGDSVFVSGDLRNTGAKPATLDLEIHYYDSAGRPLGEDRMQVGPLEAGAERHFRGPAHVPGTVANFSLYLNQGRNPYGN; translated from the coding sequence ATGCGCAAAGGTACGCTTTTCATCCTGCTGGGAGCGATGGCTTTCGCGGCGATCGTGTTCGTGCTGCTGACGCGCACGCAGCCGGTCAAGGTGCTCGACAGCCATTTCGAACACGAAGGCGACAGCGTCTTCGTGTCGGGCGATTTGCGCAACACCGGCGCCAAGCCGGCGACGCTCGACCTGGAGATTCACTACTACGACAGCGCGGGACGGCCGCTCGGAGAGGACCGGATGCAGGTCGGCCCGCTCGAGGCCGGCGCCGAGCGGCATTTTCGCGGCCCCGCGCACGTGCCCGGCACGGTCGCGAATTTCTCGCTCTATCTCAACCAGGGGCGCAATCCTTACGGTAATTGA
- a CDS encoding acyl-CoA dehydrogenase family protein, translated as MDFDLTGAQREIVEGVRAMCARFTDEYWRAKDAAHEFPHDFYQAVAKAGYLGVAIPEEYGGSGLGITEAALVMREVAYAGAMNAASAIHLSIFGLTPIVLHGSEEMKRRHLPRVVSGELHAAFAVTEPDAGNDITHIKTFARREGDNYVINGRKVFTTKAQEAHKMLLLTRTTPFEQAAKKTEGMSLFFADLDRDAIEVRELLKLGRHAVDTNMLFIDNLKVSAADLIGEEGKGFRYLIDGLNPERILIASEAIGIGRAAVDKAVRYAKERIVFGRPIGQNQAIAHPLADAYAKLEVAELMMMKAAWLFDHRKPCGPEANIAKLRAAEAGFEACDRAVQTLGGYGYMREYDVERYFRECRMLKIAPVSQEMVLNTISEHVLHLPRSY; from the coding sequence ATGGATTTCGATCTGACCGGGGCGCAGCGGGAAATCGTCGAGGGCGTGCGCGCGATGTGCGCGCGCTTCACCGACGAATACTGGCGCGCCAAGGACGCGGCGCACGAATTTCCGCACGACTTCTACCAGGCCGTGGCCAAGGCCGGTTACCTCGGCGTGGCTATCCCCGAGGAATACGGCGGCAGCGGACTGGGCATCACGGAGGCCGCGCTGGTGATGCGCGAGGTCGCGTATGCCGGCGCGATGAACGCGGCCAGCGCCATCCATCTGTCGATCTTCGGGCTCACCCCGATCGTGCTGCACGGCAGCGAAGAGATGAAGCGCCGCCATCTGCCGCGCGTCGTCAGCGGCGAGTTGCACGCGGCCTTTGCCGTGACCGAGCCCGACGCCGGCAACGACATCACCCACATCAAGACTTTCGCCCGGCGCGAGGGCGACAACTACGTCATCAACGGGCGCAAGGTCTTCACCACCAAGGCGCAGGAAGCCCACAAGATGCTGCTGCTCACGCGCACCACACCGTTCGAGCAGGCGGCGAAGAAGACCGAGGGGATGAGCCTGTTCTTTGCCGACCTCGACCGCGACGCGATCGAGGTGCGCGAGCTGCTCAAGCTCGGGCGCCACGCGGTGGACACCAACATGCTCTTCATCGACAACCTGAAGGTGTCGGCGGCCGATCTGATCGGCGAGGAGGGCAAGGGCTTCCGCTACCTGATCGACGGGCTGAACCCGGAGCGCATCCTGATCGCGTCGGAAGCGATCGGGATCGGGCGCGCGGCGGTGGACAAAGCGGTGCGTTACGCCAAGGAACGGATCGTCTTCGGACGACCGATCGGCCAGAACCAGGCCATCGCGCATCCGCTCGCCGACGCTTACGCCAAGCTCGAGGTGGCCGAGTTGATGATGATGAAGGCGGCGTGGCTGTTCGACCATCGCAAGCCCTGCGGACCCGAGGCCAATATCGCCAAGCTGCGCGCCGCGGAAGCCGGCTTCGAGGCCTGCGACCGCGCGGTGCAGACGCTCGGCGGCTATGGCTACATGCGCGAGTACGACGTCGAGCGCTATTTTCGCGAGTGCCGGATGCTGAAGATCGCGCCGGTCTCGCAGGAGATGGTGCTTAACACGATAAGCGAGCACGTGCTGCATTTGCCGCGTTCGTACTGA
- a CDS encoding phosphatidylglycerophosphatase A, with translation MRKLILFLATGFYSGYAPYAPGTAGSVVGLVLAVGVTVPLARRSPLAALALIAALFAIGCWVSGRAEALLHQHDSSHIVIDEIVGMALTMYLSPAGDWMTYGAGFLLFRLFDVLKPEPAGLVDRRMRGGVAVMLDDIVAAIYANLVLHALALAVAL, from the coding sequence GTGCGCAAACTGATCCTCTTCCTCGCGACCGGCTTTTATAGCGGTTACGCGCCGTATGCTCCGGGCACGGCCGGCTCGGTCGTGGGACTCGTGCTGGCAGTGGGGGTGACCGTACCGCTTGCCCGCCGCTCTCCACTCGCCGCGCTCGCGCTTATCGCGGCGCTGTTCGCGATCGGATGCTGGGTCTCGGGACGCGCCGAGGCGCTGCTCCATCAGCACGACAGTTCACACATCGTGATTGATGAAATAGTCGGAATGGCGCTAACGATGTATCTCTCTCCGGCGGGGGACTGGATGACGTACGGCGCGGGCTTTTTGCTCTTTCGCCTGTTCGACGTGCTGAAGCCCGAGCCCGCCGGGCTGGTGGATCGCCGGATGCGCGGAGGCGTCGCGGTGATGCTTGACGATATAGTAGCGGCCATATATGCGAACCTCGTGCTGCATGCGCTGGCGCTGGCAGTTGCGCTTTAG